In Arthrobacter sp. MN05-02, one genomic interval encodes:
- a CDS encoding galactose mutarotase, which translates to MRTISGQQYVLKVGDSEAHIASIGATLRGYSCHGVDLLMPFDAAEERPAMRGALLAPWPNRTANAEYRFRGSAYALPMNEPERGNASHGLVSDLDFTPISEGAQELTLTAMVGPQPGYPWSIRLDVRFVLREEGLTQSVTATNESMESAPFGMGGHPYLLAGNPGPTAVDGWTLELPANEVLLVDPVRYLPQKLVYVDEYERGCFDFRTPRKIGQTVLNNAFTGLARDGTGRATVRLFNGQRTGVELELSAECKWVQLYTTDVPGSPVHRHALAVEPMTCPPDALNSGRDLRVLAPGESVHVEWVLRRLGG; encoded by the coding sequence ATGCGCACCATTTCGGGCCAACAGTACGTGCTGAAGGTAGGCGATTCTGAAGCTCATATCGCCAGCATCGGGGCAACGTTGCGGGGCTACTCCTGCCACGGGGTGGACCTGCTCATGCCGTTCGATGCCGCTGAGGAACGCCCGGCAATGCGAGGAGCCCTGCTTGCCCCGTGGCCGAACCGGACCGCCAACGCGGAATACCGGTTCAGGGGCAGCGCATACGCCCTACCAATGAATGAACCCGAGCGAGGCAATGCCTCACATGGGCTGGTATCCGACCTCGACTTCACACCCATTAGTGAAGGAGCGCAGGAGCTCACGTTGACGGCGATGGTTGGCCCTCAACCCGGCTATCCGTGGAGCATTCGACTTGATGTGCGCTTCGTGCTGCGGGAAGAAGGACTGACACAAAGTGTCACTGCCACGAATGAGAGTATGGAGAGCGCACCTTTTGGGATGGGTGGGCACCCTTATCTGCTCGCAGGGAACCCCGGCCCCACAGCTGTGGACGGCTGGACCCTGGAACTGCCAGCCAACGAGGTTCTGCTTGTGGACCCGGTCCGATACCTGCCGCAAAAACTTGTGTATGTCGATGAGTACGAGCGGGGTTGTTTCGACTTCCGGACGCCGAGGAAGATCGGGCAAACGGTTTTGAACAATGCCTTCACGGGGCTTGCGAGGGACGGAACCGGTCGGGCGACAGTCCGCCTGTTCAACGGGCAGAGGACAGGAGTTGAACTCGAGTTGAGTGCTGAATGCAAGTGGGTGCAGCTGTACACGACCGATGTGCCGGGGAGTCCTGTTCATCGTCATGCGCTGGCCGTTGAACCCATGACCTGCCCTCCGGATGCGCTGAACTCGGGCCGTGACCTTCGCGTGCTCGCACCAGGAGAGTCGGTCCACGTCGAGTGGGTCTTGCGGAGGCTAGGCGGGTAG
- a CDS encoding TetR family transcriptional regulator: MSTSRERILDSFENALIRDGERAATMEAVAAAADVSKGGLLYHFPSKEALVEGLADRLRGLADRDRESMDSAPDGAARYYVRTSVFEDSALDRALVSMARLAQQGHPTAKASLAEIQERWLDALEAQLGDRTTARAVKLLGDGLYYDAAFFASAGSGRTSAGEIAELLDVVDLIVSGRGARASQE; encoded by the coding sequence GTGTCAACTTCCCGCGAGCGCATCCTCGACAGCTTCGAGAACGCGCTGATCCGAGATGGTGAACGGGCCGCCACCATGGAGGCGGTCGCCGCCGCCGCCGACGTCTCCAAGGGTGGCCTCCTGTACCACTTCCCTTCCAAGGAAGCGCTCGTGGAGGGCCTTGCCGACCGTCTCCGCGGTCTCGCCGATCGGGACCGGGAGTCCATGGACTCGGCCCCGGACGGAGCGGCACGCTACTACGTCCGGACCTCCGTCTTCGAGGACAGCGCCCTGGACCGCGCCCTCGTGTCGATGGCCCGTCTCGCGCAGCAGGGCCACCCGACGGCGAAGGCCTCGCTCGCCGAGATCCAGGAGCGCTGGCTGGACGCCCTCGAGGCGCAGCTCGGCGACCGCACGACGGCGCGCGCCGTCAAGCTGCTCGGCGACGGGCTCTACTACGACGCCGCCTTCTTCGCCTCGGCGGGCTCCGGGCGGACGAGTGCCGGGGAGATCGCCGAACTGCTCGACGTCGTCGACCTGATCGTCTCGGGACGCGGGGCCCGCGCTTCCCAGGAGTAG
- the prfC gene encoding peptide chain release factor 3, with protein sequence MALLTESPVLDADAVRREAGRRRTFAVISHPDAGKSTLTEALALLARAIQDAGVTHGKSSRHATVSDWMGIEQERGISISSAALQLTYRGTILNVVDTPGHADFSEDTYRVLAAVDSAVMLIDAAKGFEPQTVKLLAVCKARNIPIITVINKWDRPGLDALGLIDDVGERTGMTPVPLTWPAGIAGDFKGLLDLRAQRAIALEAVDAGAQAAEETDVDIDTLDPRDAGPWVDAREESGLVESSNGSFDREEFEAARQTPVLFAAAAKNFGVSQLLDILVDVAPSPSPRPSKEDEPRPIDAPMSGFVFKVQAGQDSAHRDHIAYLRICSGTFERGMVITNQRTGKPFATKYAHRVLGRSREVVDTAWPGDVVGLVNATSLRVGDSLFAEQPVQFPDIPRFSPELFAVARAKDPGRYKQFRRGIEQLEHEGVVQVLRSDLRGDQAPVLAAVGALQFEVAAERLGTEFNAPTSLDHLSYTLAMRVAPESQGVPQTFRGGEIMFRSDGEIVAVFGDKWKVGHFRKDYPDVVLEPIGAAVDQ encoded by the coding sequence GTGGCCCTGTTAACCGAATCCCCCGTTCTCGACGCCGACGCCGTCCGCCGCGAAGCCGGACGCCGTCGTACCTTCGCCGTCATCTCCCACCCCGACGCCGGGAAGTCGACCCTCACGGAAGCCCTCGCCCTCCTCGCCCGGGCCATCCAGGACGCCGGCGTCACGCACGGCAAGTCGAGCCGCCACGCGACCGTGTCCGACTGGATGGGCATCGAGCAGGAGCGCGGCATCTCGATCAGCTCGGCCGCGCTGCAGCTGACCTACCGCGGCACCATCCTGAACGTCGTGGACACCCCCGGCCACGCCGACTTCTCCGAGGACACCTACCGCGTCCTCGCCGCCGTCGACTCCGCCGTCATGCTGATCGACGCCGCGAAGGGCTTCGAACCGCAGACCGTGAAGCTGCTGGCCGTCTGCAAGGCACGCAACATCCCGATCATCACCGTCATCAACAAGTGGGACCGGCCGGGCCTGGACGCGCTGGGGCTGATCGACGACGTCGGTGAGCGCACCGGCATGACGCCCGTCCCGCTGACCTGGCCGGCCGGGATCGCCGGCGATTTCAAGGGTCTGCTGGACCTGCGGGCACAGCGTGCCATCGCCCTCGAGGCCGTCGATGCGGGCGCCCAGGCCGCCGAGGAGACCGACGTCGACATCGACACCCTCGACCCGCGCGACGCGGGTCCGTGGGTCGATGCTCGCGAGGAGTCCGGCCTCGTCGAGTCCTCGAACGGGTCCTTCGACCGCGAGGAGTTCGAAGCCGCCCGGCAGACGCCCGTCCTGTTCGCGGCGGCCGCCAAGAATTTCGGGGTCTCCCAGCTCCTCGACATCCTCGTGGACGTGGCGCCCTCACCGTCGCCGCGCCCGTCCAAGGAGGACGAGCCCAGGCCCATCGACGCGCCCATGTCCGGCTTCGTCTTCAAGGTGCAGGCCGGCCAGGACAGCGCGCACCGCGACCACATCGCCTACCTGCGCATCTGCTCCGGCACGTTCGAGCGCGGCATGGTCATCACCAACCAGCGCACCGGCAAGCCCTTCGCAACGAAGTACGCGCACCGCGTCCTCGGGCGCAGCCGCGAGGTGGTGGACACCGCGTGGCCGGGAGACGTCGTCGGCCTCGTGAATGCGACGAGCCTCCGCGTGGGCGACAGCCTCTTCGCCGAGCAGCCCGTGCAGTTCCCCGACATCCCCCGCTTCTCCCCCGAACTCTTCGCCGTCGCGCGGGCCAAGGATCCGGGACGCTACAAGCAGTTCCGCCGCGGTATCGAGCAGCTCGAGCACGAGGGTGTGGTGCAGGTGCTGCGCTCGGACCTCCGAGGCGACCAGGCGCCCGTCCTCGCCGCCGTCGGCGCCCTGCAGTTCGAGGTCGCCGCCGAACGGCTCGGCACCGAGTTCAATGCTCCGACGTCGCTGGACCACCTCTCCTACACGCTCGCCATGCGCGTGGCCCCCGAGAGCCAGGGCGTGCCGCAGACCTTCCGCGGCGGCGAGATCATGTTCCGCTCCGACGGTGAGATCGTGGCCGTCTTCGGCGACAAGTGGAAGGTGGGGCACTTCCGGAAGGACTACCCCGACGTCGTCCTGGAGCCGATCGGTGCCGCCGTCGACCAGTAG
- a CDS encoding hypothetical protein (possible pseudo due to frameshift) codes for MAVRVAHLSDTGHQLRAAMSSRTTIDVAAGIIMGQNRCSHDTAMTILKAASSGRNRKLADVAAAVVASIGQELPETHFDS; via the coding sequence ATGGCCGTGCGCGTCGCGCACCTCTCCGACACCGGTCATCAGCTCCGGGCCGCGATGAGCTCGCGCACGACGATCGATGTCGCGGCGGGCATCATCATGGGGCAGAACCGGTGCAGCCACGACACCGCGATGACCATCCTCAAGGCTGCGTCCAGCGGTCGGAACAGGAAACTCGCGGACGTCGCCGCAGCGGTGGTCGCCTCGATCGGCCAGGAACTCCCCGAGACCCACTTCGACTCGTGA
- the araG gene encoding ABC transporter, protein MPTSQTHLRKREHVSPGSVVLHAQNIGKRFGPVTALEGVSVELRAGEVTALMGENGAGKSTLLKILTGDYQPDSGSLLLFREEVHFSEPKHSRQAGLRVIAQEPEIVPHVSVAENIFIGAVSSDGLLFKQARLQALASEALFRFGLERVISPATLGSDLSPAQRQVVEIMRALIDDPSVICFDEPTSSLGDEEAAVLFSVIRKLRDEGVAIGYVSHRMPEIFALSDRVTVLRDGRLVGTRPTSETDHNELVRMMVGRDLTQFFHRDPVPAGDVILELRAVGNEHCRDVSITVRAGEVVGVAGLVGSGRSELMKTIVGDVRIDSGELRVGGRSVVFRSPAGAVAAGIGFAPEERKAEALIMERSVRDNTALAVLSKLARGIFVRSKAEHDLANDYISRLRIRTPSGDQLVKNLSGGNQQKVVLARWLATNPQLLVLDEPTRGVDVGAKAEIYKIIDDLAHQGVAVLVVSSELPEVLGLADRIYVMANGRIVGELAHSDASEEAILALAMDDAALHTPIEATSSAASPAPSS, encoded by the coding sequence ATGCCGACCAGCCAAACGCATTTGCGGAAAAGGGAACATGTCAGCCCGGGAAGCGTAGTCCTTCACGCGCAGAACATCGGCAAGCGATTCGGCCCGGTTACCGCCCTGGAAGGGGTGTCCGTTGAGCTCCGGGCCGGTGAGGTCACCGCGCTCATGGGAGAGAATGGAGCCGGCAAGTCCACGCTGCTGAAGATACTCACCGGGGACTACCAGCCAGACTCTGGCTCACTCCTCCTTTTCCGGGAGGAGGTGCACTTCTCCGAACCGAAGCACTCGCGTCAGGCGGGACTGAGGGTCATTGCTCAAGAGCCGGAAATCGTGCCGCATGTCAGTGTGGCCGAGAATATCTTCATCGGCGCAGTCAGTAGTGACGGTCTGCTCTTCAAGCAGGCACGGTTGCAGGCACTAGCAAGTGAAGCGCTCTTCCGCTTCGGGCTCGAACGGGTGATCTCTCCGGCAACCCTCGGAAGCGATCTCTCGCCAGCGCAGCGGCAGGTCGTTGAGATCATGCGAGCACTGATCGACGATCCAAGTGTCATTTGCTTTGACGAGCCAACCTCATCATTGGGGGATGAGGAAGCCGCTGTTCTCTTCAGCGTCATCCGGAAGCTACGCGATGAGGGCGTGGCAATCGGCTACGTTTCCCACCGCATGCCGGAAATCTTTGCGCTGTCAGATCGCGTCACCGTCCTTCGGGATGGACGACTCGTTGGCACTCGCCCTACTTCCGAAACGGACCACAACGAACTGGTGCGCATGATGGTTGGAAGAGATCTGACCCAGTTCTTCCATCGCGATCCCGTCCCGGCAGGCGACGTGATTCTCGAGCTGCGGGCCGTCGGCAATGAACATTGCCGGGACGTGTCGATCACCGTGCGTGCGGGCGAAGTTGTCGGAGTCGCTGGCCTGGTGGGATCCGGCCGAAGCGAGCTGATGAAGACCATCGTCGGCGATGTGCGCATCGACTCAGGCGAATTACGAGTAGGCGGCAGATCGGTCGTCTTCCGAAGCCCAGCCGGCGCCGTCGCTGCGGGCATCGGTTTTGCGCCGGAAGAGCGCAAAGCCGAGGCGCTCATCATGGAACGCAGCGTCCGCGACAATACGGCCCTGGCTGTCCTGTCCAAACTCGCTCGAGGAATCTTCGTCCGGTCCAAAGCCGAGCACGATCTGGCGAACGACTATATTTCCCGACTAAGGATCAGAACGCCGTCCGGAGATCAGCTTGTCAAGAACCTCTCCGGCGGCAACCAACAGAAAGTGGTACTGGCCCGCTGGCTGGCTACCAATCCTCAGCTACTGGTGCTCGATGAACCTACCCGAGGAGTCGACGTCGGCGCGAAGGCGGAAATTTACAAGATCATCGACGACCTCGCACACCAGGGTGTGGCCGTCCTCGTGGTCTCTAGCGAACTTCCCGAAGTTCTAGGTCTGGCCGATCGAATCTACGTCATGGCGAACGGCCGCATTGTCGGCGAATTGGCACATTCGGACGCTTCCGAGGAAGCAATCCTTGCTCTTGCAATGGATGACGCGGCTCTTCACACACCCATAGAAGCAACCTCTTCCGCGGCATCGCCCGCGCCTTCCTCCTAG
- the araF gene encoding sugar ABC transporter substrate-binding protein: MSTTFSSRISHRRSFSTLAVLSITLLGLSACSSGMEEPAGTAGESQEANDGPLTIAYLQKQGDQQYFVDQAEGAKEAAEALGDVEVQVVNLGTDANKAISELDSVIAQQVDGIIIVVPDQQIGPQVIGAAETAGIPVMASDDVIADAEGTEAPFAGFNGTAMGEEVGAEAARLYTEAGWTPENTRILSAYKQDLSVCQQRVEGAEAAFTEAVGSEVPEIIEIGTDNSATDAQNKAGAIITANADVENWVVWGCNDENETGVVTALQNSGVAADNIAGVGLGAYLTCKDWAANQETGNKSALFISGAEVGKAAVEAMVEHLRSGESLPPETIANTEIVNSKNWESAGVVCT; this comes from the coding sequence ATGAGTACCACTTTCAGTTCTCGGATATCGCACCGCCGAAGCTTCTCCACCCTCGCAGTCCTCAGCATCACCCTTTTGGGCCTGAGTGCCTGCTCCTCCGGCATGGAGGAACCCGCCGGAACTGCGGGCGAGAGCCAGGAAGCCAATGATGGCCCCCTGACCATCGCATACCTGCAGAAGCAGGGTGATCAGCAGTACTTCGTCGATCAGGCCGAAGGTGCCAAGGAAGCAGCGGAGGCGCTGGGCGACGTCGAGGTGCAGGTAGTAAACCTTGGAACGGACGCCAATAAGGCGATCAGTGAGCTCGATTCAGTCATCGCCCAGCAGGTCGACGGCATCATCATCGTGGTTCCGGATCAGCAGATCGGCCCCCAGGTCATCGGCGCAGCTGAAACCGCTGGCATTCCCGTCATGGCCTCGGATGACGTCATCGCCGATGCCGAAGGAACCGAGGCTCCCTTCGCTGGCTTCAACGGAACCGCGATGGGAGAGGAAGTCGGCGCCGAAGCGGCCAGGCTTTACACCGAAGCCGGCTGGACGCCGGAGAATACCCGAATTCTCTCCGCCTACAAGCAGGACCTGTCGGTGTGCCAACAGCGCGTCGAAGGAGCTGAAGCTGCCTTCACTGAAGCGGTTGGCTCCGAGGTGCCCGAGATCATCGAGATCGGAACCGACAATTCGGCAACTGATGCGCAGAACAAGGCAGGTGCAATCATCACGGCGAATGCCGACGTAGAAAACTGGGTTGTCTGGGGATGCAACGACGAAAATGAAACCGGCGTCGTCACGGCCCTGCAAAACTCGGGCGTCGCCGCCGACAACATCGCCGGTGTCGGCCTGGGCGCCTATCTGACCTGCAAGGACTGGGCGGCAAACCAGGAGACGGGGAACAAGTCGGCCTTGTTCATCTCCGGCGCCGAGGTAGGCAAAGCAGCAGTTGAGGCGATGGTGGAGCACCTGCGCAGTGGTGAGTCACTGCCTCCGGAAACCATCGCAAACACCGAAATCGTCAACTCCAAGAACTGGGAATCCGCCGGCGTTGTCTGCACCTAG
- a CDS encoding large conductance mechanosensitive channel protein MscL, producing MIKGFRDFILRGNVIELAIAVVIGSAFTALVGAFTANIIQPVIASAGGVDVGLGFRIRPGNDATFVDIGAVITAAVTFLITAAVVYFVFVMPMNRATARLRALAAPEEPAEEPLPVDTALLTEMRDLLKELAARDIRP from the coding sequence GTGATCAAGGGTTTCAGGGATTTCATCCTGCGCGGGAACGTCATCGAACTGGCGATCGCGGTGGTCATCGGCAGTGCCTTCACCGCGCTCGTCGGCGCGTTCACGGCGAACATCATCCAGCCGGTCATCGCGTCCGCGGGCGGGGTCGACGTCGGCCTCGGCTTCCGGATCCGCCCGGGGAACGACGCCACCTTCGTCGACATCGGTGCCGTCATCACGGCGGCGGTCACCTTCCTCATCACCGCGGCCGTCGTCTACTTCGTCTTCGTGATGCCGATGAACCGGGCGACCGCCCGCCTGCGCGCGCTCGCCGCGCCCGAGGAACCCGCGGAGGAGCCCCTGCCCGTCGACACGGCGCTGCTCACCGAGATGCGCGACCTCCTCAAGGAGTTGGCTGCCCGCGACATCCGGCCGTGA
- a CDS encoding MFS transporter: MTTPSPSARVSGVNPRAVPSPVALAGRREWFALTVLMLPVLLVSVDNTVLSFALPEISRHFATSGTTLLWIVDSYPLVLAGLLVAMGSFGDRFGRRRLLMIGAAGFALFSVVAAFAPTAGFLVAARVGLGVFGAMLMPSTLSLIRNIFTDRNQRRIAIAVWAAGFSAGAALGPLLGGALLEHFWWGSVFLLAVPVLVLMLALTPAVVPESRDAAPGRVDYAGIVLSIATMLPVVYAIKNLAKGGPLLVSVTAAFIGLAAGTVFVVRQLRRRDPMLDVRLFRVRAFTGAVLVNLLAIFSLVGFLFFVSQHLQLVLGYSPLDAGLVLLPGLVVTIIAGLAVVPLARRLPPHAVVPVALLFSAAAYAMIALLGEGGSAGFLMIAFVILGIGVGASETVSNDLILSSVPAAKAGAASAVSETAYEVGSVLGTAVLGSILLASYQQNLRLPAGLSAAQADTSTETLGGAVEVATQLGPTSASLLRDSAFSAFDSGITVTSGIAALLMVGASVLAAWSLRGEARAASVGSGHEHDG, translated from the coding sequence ATGACAACACCTTCCCCCTCCGCACGTGTGTCCGGGGTGAACCCGCGTGCCGTTCCTTCCCCCGTAGCCCTTGCCGGCCGCCGCGAATGGTTCGCCCTCACCGTGCTGATGCTGCCGGTGCTGCTGGTCTCGGTCGACAACACGGTGCTGAGCTTCGCGCTGCCCGAGATCTCCCGACACTTCGCGACGAGCGGCACCACGCTCCTCTGGATCGTCGACAGCTACCCCCTCGTCCTGGCGGGACTGCTCGTGGCGATGGGCAGCTTCGGCGACCGCTTCGGCCGGCGCCGCCTGCTCATGATCGGAGCGGCCGGTTTCGCCCTCTTCTCCGTCGTGGCCGCCTTCGCGCCGACCGCCGGATTCCTCGTCGCGGCACGCGTGGGCCTCGGCGTCTTCGGTGCCATGCTCATGCCCTCGACCCTGTCGCTGATCCGCAACATCTTCACGGATCGCAACCAGCGGCGCATCGCCATCGCCGTCTGGGCCGCCGGCTTCTCGGCCGGGGCGGCCCTCGGCCCGCTGCTCGGTGGCGCCCTGCTCGAGCACTTCTGGTGGGGTTCGGTGTTCCTCCTCGCCGTGCCCGTACTCGTGCTCATGCTCGCGCTGACCCCGGCCGTGGTGCCGGAATCCAGGGACGCCGCCCCGGGACGCGTGGACTACGCCGGCATCGTCCTGTCCATCGCGACCATGCTGCCGGTCGTCTACGCCATCAAGAACCTCGCGAAGGGCGGCCCGCTGCTCGTCTCGGTGACGGCCGCGTTCATCGGCCTCGCCGCCGGCACGGTGTTCGTCGTGCGCCAGCTGCGGCGCCGCGACCCCATGCTCGACGTCCGCCTCTTCAGGGTCCGCGCCTTCACCGGAGCCGTCCTGGTCAACCTGCTCGCGATCTTCTCGCTCGTCGGCTTCCTGTTCTTCGTCTCGCAGCACCTGCAGCTGGTCCTCGGGTACAGCCCTCTCGATGCCGGGCTCGTCCTGCTGCCGGGCCTGGTGGTGACGATCATCGCAGGCCTGGCCGTCGTACCGCTCGCCCGCAGGCTGCCCCCGCACGCCGTCGTCCCGGTGGCACTGCTCTTCTCGGCGGCCGCCTACGCGATGATCGCCCTGCTGGGCGAGGGCGGATCGGCAGGCTTCCTGATGATCGCCTTCGTCATCCTCGGCATCGGCGTGGGCGCGTCGGAGACGGTCTCGAACGATCTCATCCTGTCCTCGGTGCCCGCCGCGAAGGCGGGTGCGGCGTCCGCCGTCTCGGAGACCGCCTACGAGGTGGGCTCGGTCCTCGGCACGGCCGTGCTCGGCAGCATCCTGCTCGCGTCCTACCAGCAGAACCTGCGGCTCCCTGCGGGTCTCAGCGCGGCCCAGGCGGACACCTCCACCGAGACCCTCGGCGGCGCCGTCGAGGTGGCGACGCAACTCGGCCCCACAAGCGCGTCCCTGCTCCGGGACTCGGCCTTCTCCGCCTTCGACAGCGGCATCACCGTGACTTCCGGGATCGCCGCCCTGCTCATGGTCGGGGCATCGGTACTCGCGGCATGGAGCCTGCGCGGTGAGGCCCGAGCCGCGTCGGTCGGGTCCGGCCACGAGCACGACGGCTAG